From Rutidosis leptorrhynchoides isolate AG116_Rl617_1_P2 chromosome 3, CSIRO_AGI_Rlap_v1, whole genome shotgun sequence, a single genomic window includes:
- the LOC139899877 gene encoding U-box domain-containing protein 51-like — protein MPSGEDAIRKKKNKSIRKKLRSESTKVSNRVAAIIAQKKRRQSGKRRMCQGMCFSLPTLEDPYNDKLTKTGFEKKDKAKKTKKDWPSKGAKNLTENGSDVSQYKREGNDDHHLKGKNHDKKRARVEEKIPSDKKTDKKLNGNITTKDEGCPSKFLISCLKTVQDMMRQNETSEPGKPLFFDSWGFEFWMCYSSGKHVLETSGDATMEQIAWIGSSAVDTITKKEKEGVSFASPYLLFLVPSQEKATQVRAVFKSLKAFGIHTVSLHPGASIDHQIRGLKTCEPEFLVSTPDRLLELITIGAIDISGVRSLIIDGLESSSGEVYLDSIKSIQRHITADPHTVVFCSGLTNEQLPAVSTVAIDKDKYSQHALKWAIEHLLTRGQTVVLIHVNSKTSVTEILDAGADDETKLQNEKQIKDLFVTFRCFCTRKHVQCIDVTLEDNNVAKALAEYASQTAIEYLVLGASSRHGFIRFKTYDVPTNVMKAAPDFCTIYVISKGKISTAKRSIKPAPFVSPLHERIQEQYNSTAVINNFLLIWLADDAENVLALPQKIPEKPRPALEELESLKSPFTRPGRADNAKLMLLGDLPKSDLSTDSLYNDLDLSPTTRMPTTLDHSLRPNYVGAKGSEELLSSSPNEDDSDEMKRLKMDLMKTMDLYSSACKEALTAKHKAGELERWRVEEQQRLEQEMRDIAEKEKSKSQVVAVKAEASRRIAEIESHKRINAEIKARQTENDTDQFKYNRYTIDEIEEATEYFSHSKKIGEGGYGPVFKGRLSNTTVAIKVLRPDAAQGWSQFQQEVEVLSCIRHPNMVVLLGACPEYGCLVYEYMANGSLEERLLRKGNTKPLSWQIRFKIASEIATGILFLHQTKPEPIVHRDLKPGNILLDQDFVGKISDVGLARLLPPSVADDITQYHMTSAAGTFCYIDPEYQQTGMLGVKSDVYSLGIMLLQMITAKPAMGLSHHVENAIDKGTFGKMLDPSVPDWPQDEALRFAKLALQCAELRRKDRPDLGKVVLPELTRLRDLGAETMPPL, from the exons ATGCCTTCAGGAGAAGACGCAATTAGGAAAAAGAAGAACAAATCAATAAGAAAGAAGTTGAGGAGCGAATCAACCAAGGTTTCTAATCGCGTAGCCGCCATTATCGCCCAAAAAAAGCGTCGTCAATCTGGCAAACGCAGAATGTGTCAG GGGATGTGTTTTAGCCTACCTACTCTTGAAGATCCGTATAATGATAAACTTACAAAAACTGGATTTGAGAAAAAGGACAAGGCAAAGAAGACTAAGAAGGATTGGCCATCTAAGGGTGCTAAAAATTTGACTGAAAACGGTAGTGATGTTTCACAATATAAGAGAGAGGGTAACGATGACCATCATCTAAAAGGGAAAAATCACGATAAGAAACGAGCGAGGGTCGAGGAGAAAATACCTTCTGATAAAAAGACCGACAAGAAGCTTAATGGGAACATTACTACTAAGGATGAAGGTTGCCCATCAAAGTTCTTGATTTCATGTTTAAAAACGGTACAAGATATGATGCGTCAGAATGAAACATCTGAACCGGGAAAACCTTTGTTCTTTGACTCATGGGGGTTTGAATTTTGGATGTGCTATTCGAGTGGCAAACATGTATTGGAGACTAGTGGAGATGCTACTATGGAGCAAATTGCTTGGATTGGATCAAGTGCTGTTGATACAATTACAAAGAAGGAAAAAGAAGGCGTTTCATTTGCCAGCCCCTACCTTTTGTTCCTTGTACCATCACAAGAGAAAGCAACGCAG GTACGTGCCGTTTTCAAGTCTTTGAAGGCGTTTGGAATACATACAGTTAGTCTACATCCCGGTGCCTCCATAGATCATCAAATTCGTGG ATTAAAAACATGTGAGCCAGAATTCCTTGTGTCCACGCCAGATAGACTTTTGGAGCTAATTACCATTGGAGCCATTGATATTTCCGGAGTTCGTTCACTG ATTATCGATGGGCTTGAATCTTCATCTGGAGAGGTGTACCTTGACAGCATCAAATCCATTCAACGACACATTACTGCTGACCCACATACTGTAGTTTTCTGCAGTGGGTTGACCAATGAACAATTGCCAGCTGTATCAA CGGTAGCTATCGACAAGGATAAATATAGCCAACATGCTCTCAAATGGGCCATTGAACATCTTCTAACCCGTGGCCAGACCGTTGTTCTCATCCATGTGAATTCTAAAACTTCGGTCACAG aAATTTTGGATGCAGGGGCTGATGATGAGACTAAGCTACAAAATGAGAAGCAAATTAAAGACTTGTTCGTCACTTTTCGTTGCTTTTGTACACGTAAACAT GTACAGTGCATTGACGTTACACTTGAAGATAACAACGTAGCCAAAGCGTTAGCAGAATACGCTTCACAAACTGCAATAGAGTACTTGGTACTAGGTGCATCCTCACGGCATGGTTTCATCAG ATTTAAGACGTACGATGTTCCTACCAATGTAATGAAAGCAGCCCCAGATTTTTGCACTATTTATGTCATCTCAAAAGGGAAGATTTCTACTGCAAAGAGATCTATAAAGCCCGCCCCGTTTGTTTCTCCGCTGCATGAACGGATTCAAGAGCAATATAATTCCACCGCAGTTATCAACAACTTC TTGCTAATTTGGCTTGCTGATGACGCAGAGAACGTGTTGGCATTACCACAAAAGATACCAGAGAAGCCTCGTCCAGCGCTTGAAGAACTTGAATCGCTCAA ATCGCCGTTTACTAGACCGGGAAGAGCAGATAATGCTAAGTTGATGCTGCTTGGGGACCTCCCAAAATCAGACCTGAGCACTGATTCTTTGTATAATGACTTGGACCTGAGCCCAACAACACGGATGCCAACAACCTTAGACCATAGTCTCCGACCGAATTACGTAGGAGCCAAAGGATCTGAAGAATTATTATCTTCATCACCAAATGAG GATGATTCTGATGAGATGAAAAGGCTCAAAATGGATCTTATGAAGACAATGGATTTATATAGTTCAGCCTGTAAAGAAGCACTTACTGCAAAACACAAG GCTGGAGAACTCGAACGATGGCGTGTTGAAGAACAACAAAGACTTGAACAAGAGATGAGAGATATTGCAGAGAAAGAAAAAAGCAAGAGTCAAGTAGTAGCAGTGAAAGCAGAAGCGTCTAGACGTATCGCAGAGATAGAATCACATAAAAGAATAAATGCTGAAATTAAAGCACGTCAAACAGAGAATGATACTGATCAATTTAAGTACAATAGATACACAATTGACGAGATCGAAGAAGCTACAGAGTATTTTTCACATTCTAAAAAGATCGGAGAAGGAGGTTATGGTCCTGTTTTTAAAGGTAGGCTTAGTAATACAACCGTTGCGATTAAGGTCTTACGCCCGGACGCTGCACAAGGATGGTCACAGTTTCAACAAGAG GTCGAAGTATTAAGCTGCATACGGCATCCAAATATGGTAGTACTCCTTGGAGCGTGCCCAGAATACGGTTGTTTGGTCTACGAATACATGGCTAATGGAAGCTTAGAAGAACGTTTACTAAGAAAAGGGAACACAAAACCGTTATCATGGCAAATTCGATTCAAGATCGCGTCAGAGATCGCAACAGGCATTTTGTTTCTCCATCAAACCAAGCCCGAACCGATAGTTCATCGTGACTTAAAGCCCGGGAACATTCTTTTAGACCAAGACTTCGTAGGAAAGATAAGTGATGTAGGGTTAGCCCGGTTACTTCCTCCTTCGGTTGCTGATGACATCACTCAGTACCATATGACATCAGCAGCTGGGACATTTTGTTATATTGATCCGGAGTATCAACAAACCGGGATGCTTGGGGTTAAATCGGATGTTTATTCGTTAGGGATCATGTTACTGCAGATGATTACAGCTAAACCTGCAATGGGTTTGAGTCATCATGTTGAAAACGCAATTGATAAGGGGACGTTTGGTAAGATGTTGGACCCGTCTGTACCAGATTGGCCTCAAGATGAAGCCCTAAGGTTTGCGAAACTAGCATTGCAATGTGCTGAGTTAAGACGTAAAGATAGACCGGATCTAGGAAAAGTGGTTTTGCCTGAGCTTACTAGATTGAGAGATCTTGGTGCAGAGACCATGCCCCCATTGTAA
- the LOC139895965 gene encoding uncharacterized RNA-binding protein C1827.05c-like, which produces MGIKAKKSMMKKIKQGSTELTAVRKEDAADFLPLEGGPARKLPITENADNKSNVLYIGRIPHGFYENEMEAFFKQFGEIKRIRIARNRKTGKSKHFGFIQFASPEVAKIVAETMHNYLLFEHLLQVQIIPPERVHPKLWKGVNRYYKPLDWVRLERKRHNKERAFEEHKKLVDGILKRDQKRRKKIEAAGIDYECPEIVGSEVSAPKKIKFED; this is translated from the exons ATGGGGATAAAGGCGAAAAAGTCGATGATGAAGAAAATAAAACAAGGTTCTACTGAATTGACGGCTGTTCGTAAAGAAGACGCTGCTGATTTTTTG CCATTAGAAGGCGGTCCAGCTCGAAAACTGCCTATTACTGAAAACGCAGATAATAAATCAAATGTGTTGTATATTGGAAGAATTCCTCATGGATTTTATGAGAATGAAATGGAAG CATTTTTTAAGCAGTTTGGAGAAATTAAGAGGATTAGGATTGCAAGGAACAGGAAG ACTGGAAAATCGAAGCATTTTGGGTTCATTCAGTTTGCGTCTCCAGAG GTGGCAAAGATTGTTGCTGAAACTATGCACAACTACCTTTTGTTTGAGCATTTGTTGCAAGTACAGATCATCCCTCCAGAGCGTGTTCATCCCAAGCT GTGGAAAGGTGTTAACCGGTACTATAAACCCTTAGACTGGGTTCGCCTTGAGCGTAAACGCCATAACAAG GAAAGGGcatttgaagaacacaagaagttgGTAGATGGAATCTTGAAAAGAGACCAAAAAAGGCGAAAGAAGATTGAGGCTGCTGGTATCGACTATGAGTGCCCCGAAATT GTGGGGAGTGAAGTGTCTGCCCCTAAGAAGATCAAGTTTGAAGACTAA